A genomic segment from Sciurus carolinensis chromosome 1, mSciCar1.2, whole genome shotgun sequence encodes:
- the Tmem82 gene encoding transmembrane protein 82, whose product MFSLPSLLSWLPSLPSLEWGSSLLDSLLQGLVGALGVSVLNSLLKVYFFVGCANDPEQRPQKERLRAQQAWLETLHLAGLALLLTVVGARVAALVVLEFSLRAVSTLLSLGKGPRSPERLQLYLLSQFSLGCGLGCGLRFLQEGAPHSTLNLLLSLGLAALLRSGARRLQRHVCLLYELHSGQRYCGVCLGLLAGAHGLPRLLGRALAVAFAVGNLAAVALINQDFLSTSEAVRFWTPLTICYTLLVIHMQEEQRQQRLSPQGQVRTVLVRMGSLFVLLLTVGRWLDLLGVLVSLLGELWCLVGARTLLDLCQIQGLPTQRPSEPAPSQSLPSTPAGSQKTAPS is encoded by the exons ATGTTCTCCCTGCCGTCCCTCCTCTCCTggctccccagcctcccctccttGGAGTGGGGCTCCAGCCTCCTGGACAGCCTCCTGCAAG GCCTCGTGGGGGCCTTGGGCGTCTCGGTTCTGAACAGCCTCCTGAAAGTCTACTTTTTCGTGGGCTGTGCCAA TGACCCTGAGCAGCGGCCCCAAAAGGAGCGGCTGCGGGCCCAGCAGGCCTGGCTGGAGACCCTGCACCTGGCAGGGTTGGCCCTGCTGCTGACCGTGGTGGGGGCCCGGGTGGCCGCCCTGGTGGTTCTGGAATTCTCCCTCCGGGCCGTGTCCACACTGCTGTCTCTGGGCAAG GGGCCCCGGAGCCCGGAGCGGCTGCAGCTGTACCTGCTGAGCCAGTTCTCGCTGGGCTGCGGGCTGGGCTGCGGCCTGCGCTTCCTGCAGGAGGGCGCCCCGCACAGCACCCTCAACCTGCTGCTGAGCCTCGGGCTGGCCGCACTGCTGCGCTCGGGCGCCCGGCGCCTGCAGCGCCACGTCTGCCTCCTCTACGAGCTGCACAGCGGCCAGCGTTACTGCGGCGTCTGCCTGGGCCTGCTGGCCGGGGCTCACGGCCTTCCCCGGCTGCTGGGCCGGGCCCTGGCCGTGGCCTTTGCCGTGGGCAACCTGGCCGCTGTGGCCCTCATCAACCAGGACTTCCTGAGCACCTCGGAGGCCGTGCGCTTCTGGACCCCGCTCACCATCTGCTACACGCTGCTGGTCATCCACATGCAGG AGGAACAGCGGCAGCAGCGCCTCAGCCCGCAGGGCCAGGTGCGGACGGTGCTGGTGCGCATGGGCAGCCTCTTCGTGCTGCTGCTGACCGTGGGCCGCTGGCTGGACCTACTGGGCGTCCTGGTCTCCCTGCTGGGCGAGCTCTGGTGCCTGGTGGGCGCCCGCACCCTGCTTGACCTTTGCCAGATCCAG GGCCTTCCGACCCAGAGGCCctcagagccagctccaagccagTCCCTGCCCTCCACACCCGCCGGGTCCCAGAAGACGGCCCCCTCCTGA
- the Slc25a34 gene encoding solute carrier family 25 member 34 isoform X2: MAHASPLSQARLPGPEAVETVPPAVDLVLGATACCLACVVTNPLEVVKTRLQLQGELQARGTYPQPYRGLLASVVAVARADGLRGLQKGLAAGLLYQGLMNGVRFYCYSLAGQAGLTQQPGGTVVAGAVAGALGAFVGSPAYLVKTQLQAQTVAAMAVGHQHQHQSVLGALETIWQQQGLPGLWRGVGGAVPRVTVGSATQLATFASAKAWVQEQQGQLYEGLRDCLLKICRQEGPWALYKGLGPAYLRLGPHTILSMLFWDELRKLARRGAHRQGT; encoded by the exons ATGGCTCACGCCTCGCCCCTGAGCCAGGCACGGCTGCCTGGCCCGGAGGCCGTGGAGACCGTGCCCCCGGCTGTGGACTTGGTCCTGGGTGCGACAGCCTGCTGCCTGGCCTGCGTGGTCACCAACCCCCTGGAGGTGGTGAAGACGCGGCTACAGCTACAGGGGGAGCTGCAAGCCCGGGGCACATACCCACAGCCCTACCGGGGCCTCCTGGCCTCCGTGGTCGCTGTGGCCCGCGCAGATGGGCTGCGGGGCCTGCAGAAGGGGCTGGCCGCCGGCCTCCTCTACCAGGGCCTCATGAACGGCGTCCGCTTCTACTGCTACAGCCTGGcaggccaggctggcctcacccAGCAGCCAGGTGGCACCGTGGTCGCGGGCGCCGTGGCCGGGGCGCTGGGAGCCTTCGTGGGGAGCCCTGCTTACCTG GTCAAGACACAGCTGCAGGCCCAGACGGTGGCTGCCATGGCCGTGgggcaccagcaccagcaccag AGCGTCCTGGGGGCCTTGGAGACCATCTGGCAGCAGCAGGGCCTGCCGGGGCTGTGGCGGGGCGTGGGTGGGGCCGTGCCCCGAGTCACGGTGGGCTCGGCTACCCAGCTGGCCACCTTTGCCTCCGCCAAGGCCTGGGTGCAGGAGCAGCAG GGCCAGCTCTATGAGGGCCTCCGGGATTGCCTGCTGAAGATCTGCCGGCAGGAGGGCCCCTGGGCGCTCTACAAGGGCCTGGGCCCTGCCTATCTGCGCCTGGGTCCCCACACCATCCTCAGCATGCTCTTCTGGGACGAGCTGCGGAAACTGGCCCGGCGGGGGGCCCACCGCCAGGGCACCTAG
- the Slc25a34 gene encoding solute carrier family 25 member 34 isoform X1, with protein MAHASPLSQARLPGPEAVETVPPAVDLVLGATACCLACVVTNPLEVVKTRLQLQGELQARGTYPQPYRGLLASVVAVARADGLRGLQKGLAAGLLYQGLMNGVRFYCYSLAGQAGLTQQPGGTVVAGAVAGALGAFVGSPAYLVKTQLQAQTVAAMAVGHQHQHQSVLGALETIWQQQGLPGLWRGVGGAVPRVTVGSATQLATFASAKAWVQEQQWLPEDSWLVALAGGMISSVAVAAVMTPFDVVSTRLYNQPVDGAGRGQLYEGLRDCLLKICRQEGPWALYKGLGPAYLRLGPHTILSMLFWDELRKLARRGAHRQGT; from the exons ATGGCTCACGCCTCGCCCCTGAGCCAGGCACGGCTGCCTGGCCCGGAGGCCGTGGAGACCGTGCCCCCGGCTGTGGACTTGGTCCTGGGTGCGACAGCCTGCTGCCTGGCCTGCGTGGTCACCAACCCCCTGGAGGTGGTGAAGACGCGGCTACAGCTACAGGGGGAGCTGCAAGCCCGGGGCACATACCCACAGCCCTACCGGGGCCTCCTGGCCTCCGTGGTCGCTGTGGCCCGCGCAGATGGGCTGCGGGGCCTGCAGAAGGGGCTGGCCGCCGGCCTCCTCTACCAGGGCCTCATGAACGGCGTCCGCTTCTACTGCTACAGCCTGGcaggccaggctggcctcacccAGCAGCCAGGTGGCACCGTGGTCGCGGGCGCCGTGGCCGGGGCGCTGGGAGCCTTCGTGGGGAGCCCTGCTTACCTG GTCAAGACACAGCTGCAGGCCCAGACGGTGGCTGCCATGGCCGTGgggcaccagcaccagcaccag AGCGTCCTGGGGGCCTTGGAGACCATCTGGCAGCAGCAGGGCCTGCCGGGGCTGTGGCGGGGCGTGGGTGGGGCCGTGCCCCGAGTCACGGTGGGCTCGGCTACCCAGCTGGCCACCTTTGCCTCCGCCAAGGCCTGGGTGCAGGAGCAGCAG TGGCTCCCAGAAGACAGCTGGCTGGTGGCCCTGGCCGGGGGCATGATCAGCAGCGTGGCAGTGGCTGCTGTCATGACCCCCTTCGACGTGGTCAGCACGCGGCTATACAATCAGCCTGTGGATGGAGCTGGCAGG GGCCAGCTCTATGAGGGCCTCCGGGATTGCCTGCTGAAGATCTGCCGGCAGGAGGGCCCCTGGGCGCTCTACAAGGGCCTGGGCCCTGCCTATCTGCGCCTGGGTCCCCACACCATCCTCAGCATGCTCTTCTGGGACGAGCTGCGGAAACTGGCCCGGCGGGGGGCCCACCGCCAGGGCACCTAG
- the Slc25a34 gene encoding solute carrier family 25 member 34 isoform X3 codes for MAHASPLSQARLPGPEAVETVPPAVDLVLGATACCLACVVTNPLEVVKTRLQLQGELQARGTYPQPYRGLLASVVAVARADGLRGLQKGLAAGLLYQGLMNGVRFYCYSLAGQAGLTQQPGGTVVAGAVAGALGAFVGSPAYLVKTQLQAQTVAAMAVGHQHQHQWLPEDSWLVALAGGMISSVAVAAVMTPFDVVSTRLYNQPVDGAGRGQLYEGLRDCLLKICRQEGPWALYKGLGPAYLRLGPHTILSMLFWDELRKLARRGAHRQGT; via the exons ATGGCTCACGCCTCGCCCCTGAGCCAGGCACGGCTGCCTGGCCCGGAGGCCGTGGAGACCGTGCCCCCGGCTGTGGACTTGGTCCTGGGTGCGACAGCCTGCTGCCTGGCCTGCGTGGTCACCAACCCCCTGGAGGTGGTGAAGACGCGGCTACAGCTACAGGGGGAGCTGCAAGCCCGGGGCACATACCCACAGCCCTACCGGGGCCTCCTGGCCTCCGTGGTCGCTGTGGCCCGCGCAGATGGGCTGCGGGGCCTGCAGAAGGGGCTGGCCGCCGGCCTCCTCTACCAGGGCCTCATGAACGGCGTCCGCTTCTACTGCTACAGCCTGGcaggccaggctggcctcacccAGCAGCCAGGTGGCACCGTGGTCGCGGGCGCCGTGGCCGGGGCGCTGGGAGCCTTCGTGGGGAGCCCTGCTTACCTG GTCAAGACACAGCTGCAGGCCCAGACGGTGGCTGCCATGGCCGTGgggcaccagcaccagcaccag TGGCTCCCAGAAGACAGCTGGCTGGTGGCCCTGGCCGGGGGCATGATCAGCAGCGTGGCAGTGGCTGCTGTCATGACCCCCTTCGACGTGGTCAGCACGCGGCTATACAATCAGCCTGTGGATGGAGCTGGCAGG GGCCAGCTCTATGAGGGCCTCCGGGATTGCCTGCTGAAGATCTGCCGGCAGGAGGGCCCCTGGGCGCTCTACAAGGGCCTGGGCCCTGCCTATCTGCGCCTGGGTCCCCACACCATCCTCAGCATGCTCTTCTGGGACGAGCTGCGGAAACTGGCCCGGCGGGGGGCCCACCGCCAGGGCACCTAG